A region from the Rheinheimera mangrovi genome encodes:
- a CDS encoding pyridoxal phosphate-dependent aminotransferase: protein MKPIERSTKLDGVCYDIRGPVAREAKRMEEEGQRILKLNIGNPAPFGFEAPDEILKHVIHNLPTAQGYSDSQGIYSARVAVAQYYQQRGILGADADDVYIGNGVSELILMSLQALLNNGDEVLIPSPDYPLWTAAVNLAGGNAVHYRCDEQSDWFPDLADIRAKITKKTKALVLINPNNPTGAVYSKAVLLDLLAIAREHKLVVLSDEIYDKILYDGAEHVTTASLTDDLFMLTFGGLSKNYRIAGFRVGWILLSGAKHLAKHYVEGLNILASMRLCANVPCQHAVQTALGGYQSINELIIPGGRLYDQMDLAHKLVTSIDGISCVRPKGAMYLFPKLDRKKFKIKDDELMVLDFLRQHKVLLVHGRAFNWPEPDHFRIVFLPHKEQLEMAIGRLAQFLPGYQQ, encoded by the coding sequence ATGAAACCAATAGAGCGCTCGACAAAATTAGATGGGGTTTGTTATGACATTCGGGGTCCGGTGGCTCGTGAAGCCAAACGGATGGAAGAAGAAGGTCAGCGTATTTTAAAGCTCAATATTGGTAATCCCGCGCCTTTTGGTTTTGAAGCGCCGGATGAAATTTTAAAACACGTGATCCACAACCTGCCCACAGCTCAGGGCTACAGCGATTCTCAGGGTATCTATTCTGCGCGGGTTGCAGTGGCACAGTATTATCAGCAGCGCGGCATTTTAGGCGCAGATGCGGATGACGTGTATATTGGTAATGGCGTATCAGAACTGATTCTGATGTCGTTGCAGGCACTTCTGAATAACGGCGATGAGGTGTTGATCCCCTCCCCTGATTACCCGCTCTGGACAGCTGCAGTCAATCTGGCCGGTGGCAATGCGGTGCATTATCGCTGCGATGAGCAATCAGACTGGTTTCCTGATTTAGCTGATATTCGCGCCAAAATCACCAAAAAAACCAAAGCTCTGGTGTTGATCAACCCGAATAACCCAACAGGGGCTGTTTACTCTAAAGCGGTTTTATTGGATCTGCTGGCCATTGCCCGTGAGCATAAGCTGGTGGTCTTGAGTGATGAAATTTACGACAAAATATTGTATGACGGTGCAGAGCATGTCACCACAGCTTCGTTAACTGACGATTTATTTATGCTGACCTTTGGTGGTTTATCGAAAAACTACCGAATCGCAGGTTTTCGTGTCGGTTGGATTTTGTTATCCGGTGCTAAACATCTGGCAAAACACTATGTCGAAGGTTTGAATATTCTGGCTTCTATGCGCCTTTGTGCCAACGTTCCCTGCCAACATGCGGTACAAACAGCTTTAGGTGGCTACCAAAGTATTAACGAGCTGATCATACCTGGTGGCCGTTTGTACGACCAAATGGATTTAGCCCATAAATTGGTAACCAGTATTGACGGAATCAGCTGTGTGCGGCCCAAAGGTGCTATGTATTTATTCCCTAAACTGGACCGTAAAAAGTTTAAAATTAAAGATGATGAGCTGATGGTGCTGGACTTTTTGCGTCAACATAAAGTGTTGCTGGTGCATGGCCGTGCTTTTAACTGGCCTGAGCCGGATCATTTCCGTATTGTGTTTTTACCGCATAAAGAACAGCTGGAAATGGCGATTGGCCGCTTAGCGCAGTTTTTACCGGGCTATCAACAGTAG
- a CDS encoding C40 family peptidase, with product MLSLRTIPVGAVVGCEIFQFFEHTGIYIGDGQIVELAGSGLVRSLSFNRFLADRSGADLIFATTPAGEIIGSEIAANRAIEKIYSYQDYDLLRNNCHRFTYSCISGDSLPLTSFFDLKEALKSYWRFTPNWIHTRLT from the coding sequence ATGTTAAGTCTGCGAACTATCCCCGTCGGCGCTGTGGTCGGCTGCGAAATTTTTCAGTTTTTTGAGCATACTGGTATTTATATAGGGGACGGGCAAATAGTGGAGCTGGCAGGATCTGGCCTGGTGCGTTCTTTATCCTTTAACCGCTTTTTGGCAGACCGATCCGGTGCTGACTTAATTTTTGCCACTACACCGGCAGGTGAGATTATAGGTTCTGAGATTGCGGCAAACCGGGCTATAGAAAAGATTTACAGCTATCAGGATTACGACTTACTAAGGAACAACTGCCACCGCTTTACGTACAGTTGTATCAGTGGTGATTCCTTGCCGTTAACCAGTTTTTTTGATTTAAAAGAGGCTTTAAAATCATACTGGCGCTTTACACCCAACTGGATCCATACCCGTCTTACTTGA
- a CDS encoding glucosaminidase domain-containing protein: MKKTELSFWLLLWALALYAAAYPFLKPAPVEDIASLADWQIPSKLEALDAADQRKLLKRLAYPVAMPELLPVPDFEQYKDVVEKKKAFFEYLLPFIERENARLLHIRQQIIEVQQKLQQQELTVEEYAFIFSLYDEFKLDYPDVDAEGFRLLLSRVDAIPADLVLIQAAKESGWGSSRFALEAYNFFGQWCFKAGCGLVPQKRSVGKYHEVAVFPHVAAAINSYFYNLNTFYVYEDLRQLRAKRRAEGEVAGHHLVTGLLRYSERGQDYVKEIHTMLKANTKHIDS; the protein is encoded by the coding sequence ATGAAAAAAACAGAACTGAGTTTTTGGTTACTTTTATGGGCGTTGGCGCTTTATGCTGCGGCTTACCCATTTCTAAAACCTGCTCCTGTTGAAGACATCGCTTCTTTAGCTGATTGGCAAATACCGTCAAAGCTGGAAGCTCTTGATGCAGCTGATCAACGTAAGTTATTAAAAAGACTGGCATACCCTGTGGCCATGCCAGAGTTGTTACCAGTCCCTGACTTTGAACAATATAAAGATGTGGTAGAGAAGAAAAAGGCTTTTTTTGAATATTTATTGCCTTTTATTGAACGTGAAAACGCCAGGTTGTTGCATATCCGTCAGCAGATCATTGAAGTCCAGCAGAAACTGCAACAACAAGAATTAACAGTGGAAGAATATGCTTTTATCTTCAGTCTGTATGATGAATTTAAACTGGATTACCCGGACGTCGATGCTGAAGGCTTTCGTTTGCTGCTCAGCCGTGTCGACGCTATACCAGCGGACTTAGTACTTATTCAGGCAGCAAAAGAATCAGGCTGGGGTAGCAGTCGTTTTGCCTTAGAAGCTTATAATTTCTTTGGCCAGTGGTGCTTTAAAGCAGGTTGTGGCCTGGTGCCACAAAAACGCAGTGTAGGCAAATACCATGAAGTTGCAGTATTTCCTCATGTGGCTGCCGCTATTAATAGTTACTTTTATAACCTCAACACCTTTTATGTGTATGAAGATTTACGTCAACTCAGAGCAAAACGCCGCGCTGAAGGCGAAGTCGCCGGGCATCATCTGGTGACAGGTTTGCTTCGGTATTCAGAGCGTGGTCAGGACTATGTCAAAGAAATCCATACCATGCTTAAAGCCAATACTAAACATATAGACAGCTAA
- a CDS encoding DUF2987 domain-containing protein encodes MMKSYVLASALVAFSGSALADTVFNYDGFYARMKKSEKVEFSDITLAFILQKAGTSEVCTVDKALITTDISEAPLTIAGNGELMLPFDEMLNVQKALIVLKQPEGAAACDLNFKLRSKMPVPQQATVAQLRKLQGQFDELLDSLAGWGKYWLPDVSGLTVHFASEVVAQSSDAALSQQLLCEQNRCRLFLPESLADTATVQFSKVPDHATPLLLQP; translated from the coding sequence ATGATGAAATCTTATGTTCTGGCCAGTGCGCTGGTTGCTTTTAGCGGATCAGCTTTAGCTGATACCGTATTTAATTACGATGGCTTTTATGCCCGGATGAAAAAGAGTGAAAAGGTCGAGTTCAGCGATATTACGCTGGCCTTTATACTGCAAAAAGCCGGCACCAGTGAAGTCTGTACTGTGGATAAGGCGTTAATCACCACTGATATTTCTGAAGCTCCTTTAACTATTGCTGGCAATGGCGAGCTGATGTTGCCTTTTGACGAGATGCTGAATGTACAAAAAGCGCTGATCGTTTTAAAGCAGCCTGAAGGTGCAGCAGCTTGTGACTTAAACTTTAAGCTGCGCAGTAAGATGCCAGTGCCACAACAAGCTACTGTGGCTCAGCTGCGTAAATTACAAGGCCAGTTTGATGAACTTTTGGATTCATTGGCAGGTTGGGGCAAATACTGGTTACCTGATGTTTCTGGTTTAACCGTGCATTTTGCCTCAGAAGTGGTGGCGCAAAGCTCAGATGCGGCTTTAAGTCAGCAACTTTTATGTGAACAAAACCGTTGCCGATTATTTTTACCTGAATCTTTAGCTGATACTGCAACAGTACAGTTTTCTAAAGTGCCGGATCACGCTACTCCTTTATTGTTGCAGCCTTAA
- a CDS encoding DTW domain-containing protein: MPELVLYLLTHSRELQKSTNTGALVLKALRASLKIKVEVIEWQRKAADQRLLDLSDKQQLGLIYPLLSDIPQACYLLQQGQYQAQNPAALKELAVRLNESITHWVLLDATWQEAAKMLRQSPYLQSCYRLGIKPDTPSVYTLRRNQRDGALCTAEVVMELLQQKGFINEKEQLMLLFDEFNKR, translated from the coding sequence ATGCCGGAGTTGGTGCTTTACCTGCTGACCCACAGCAGGGAGTTGCAAAAAAGTACCAACACCGGCGCTTTAGTGTTAAAGGCGCTCAGAGCTTCACTAAAGATCAAGGTTGAGGTGATTGAATGGCAACGCAAAGCAGCTGATCAAAGGCTGCTGGATTTATCTGACAAGCAGCAGCTAGGGTTAATTTATCCTTTGTTATCTGATATACCCCAAGCCTGTTATCTGTTGCAGCAAGGCCAATATCAGGCTCAAAATCCTGCAGCCCTTAAAGAGCTGGCAGTCCGCCTGAATGAATCTATCACACACTGGGTTTTGTTGGATGCCACCTGGCAGGAAGCGGCTAAAATGCTTAGGCAAAGCCCTTATTTGCAGTCTTGTTATCGCCTTGGCATTAAGCCCGATACACCATCTGTGTATACACTACGGCGTAATCAAAGGGACGGCGCCTTGTGTACCGCAGAAGTGGTGATGGAACTGCTGCAGCAAAAGGGATTTATTAATGAAAAAGAGCAGCTGATGCTGCTCTTTGATGAATTTAATAAGCGCTGA
- the ttcA gene encoding tRNA 2-thiocytidine(32) synthetase TtcA: protein MSHAAEAKAQYNLNKLHKRLRRGVGQAIADFNMIEEGDKVMVCLSGGKDSYTLLDILLNLQQSAPIQFSIVAVNLDQKQPGFPADVLPGYLTRIGVDFQIVTEDTYSIVKDKIPEGKTTCSLCSRLRRGILYRTAKELGATKIALGHHRDDMIETMFLNMFYGGKMKSMPAKLISDNGEHIVIRPLAYCREKDIEKYSTAREFPIIPCNLCGSQDGLQRQVVKEMLQDWDKRFPGRIETMFQAMQNIVPSHMIDKNLFDFAGISKDSPLAVEGDMAFDKPDVPKVPVGLLQDEDEPAAAAVQFVELL, encoded by the coding sequence ATGTCACATGCAGCAGAAGCCAAAGCACAATATAACCTGAATAAATTACACAAACGCCTGCGTCGTGGCGTTGGTCAAGCCATTGCCGACTTTAATATGATTGAAGAAGGTGACAAGGTGATGGTGTGTTTGTCCGGTGGTAAGGACAGCTACACCTTGCTGGATATTCTGCTGAATTTACAACAATCTGCCCCTATTCAGTTTTCCATAGTGGCGGTGAATCTTGATCAGAAACAACCTGGGTTTCCAGCGGATGTTCTGCCTGGTTATTTAACCCGTATCGGCGTGGATTTTCAGATAGTCACCGAAGACACCTACTCTATTGTCAAAGACAAAATTCCTGAAGGCAAAACCACCTGCTCTTTATGCTCACGCTTGCGCAGGGGCATTTTATACCGCACGGCCAAAGAGTTGGGCGCCACTAAAATTGCCTTAGGCCATCACCGTGACGACATGATTGAAACCATGTTTTTAAATATGTTCTACGGCGGCAAAATGAAGTCGATGCCAGCTAAGCTGATTAGTGACAACGGCGAGCATATTGTCATTCGTCCTTTGGCCTATTGCCGCGAAAAAGACATCGAAAAGTACTCGACTGCCCGTGAGTTCCCAATCATCCCTTGTAACTTATGCGGCTCGCAGGACGGTTTGCAGCGTCAGGTGGTGAAAGAAATGCTGCAGGACTGGGATAAACGTTTCCCTGGCCGTATCGAAACCATGTTCCAGGCCATGCAGAATATTGTACCCTCGCACATGATTGACAAAAATCTGTTTGATTTTGCTGGTATCAGTAAAGACAGCCCTTTGGCTGTTGAAGGTGATATGGCCTTTGATAAACCTGATGTACCCAAAGTACCAGTGGGTTTACTGCAGGATGAAGACGAGCCAGCTGCTGCAGCTGTCCAATTTGTTGAATTACTGTAG